From Aspergillus chevalieri M1 DNA, chromosome 4, nearly complete sequence, a single genomic window includes:
- a CDS encoding uncharacterized protein (COG:Q;~EggNog:ENOG410PPBW;~antiSMASH:Cluster_4.3), with amino-acid sequence MTIPTTIRSLLSLLRSILLRSDGGDAKISKHSQALFETTKRLLAEVVNEGLVDATIGGSKNNPYLYLHRRSPAMENDRKWLKVGLQPGIMLETRDGKVTAVVRPDSLQQPVVISNGSGEEEELDPGILFQFLSPWLVEDADEDILNEIALELGNSARNQGKPYIPVRESLDTC; translated from the coding sequence ATGACTATCCCAACAACCATCCGTTCTCTTTTATCGCTACTGCGATCGATTCTCCTTCGTTCAGACGGCGGCGACGCCAAGATATCTAAGCACAGCCAAGCACTTTTTGAAACTACCAAGCGACTCCTCGCCGAAGTCGTCAACGAAGGTCTGGTGGATGCTACCATCGGGGGGTCGAAAAACAACCCATATCTGTATCTGCACAGGCGTTCGCCCGCTATGGAGAATGATCGCAAATGGTTAAAAGTCGGTCTTCAGCCGGGTATCATGTTAGAGACCAGAGATGGAAAGGTTACGGCTGTCGTGCGGCCAGATAGCTTGCAGCAGCCTGTGGTGATCAGTAATGGCAgtggagaagaggaagagctaGACCCGGGTATATTATTCCAGTTCTTGAGCCCGTGGTTAGTCGAAGATGCCGATGAGGATATCTTGAACGAAATCGCCCTTGAATTGGGCAACTCAGCGCGGAATCAAGGTAAGCCATACATCCCTGTACGTGAATCACTGGATACATGCTAA
- a CDS encoding uncharacterized protein (COG:Q;~EggNog:ENOG410PPBW;~InterPro:IPR037455,IPR007310,IPR022770;~PFAM:PF06276;~antiSMASH:Cluster_4.3;~go_process: GO:0019290 - siderophore biosynthetic process [Evidence IEA]) codes for MLTPTLAFLSVPRTDLRVTGAFEATIQPLLSKLEIPSTSADRVVVPCLSRQLPSVHQRFPNAVVLKTVDNVADAQASMRTLTLRPEYDFGYHLKLSLACQITSALRTITPWTTCGGPVQTALLEKFLPTDLWVFREVAAVSGAQDNFADAKHLSCILRDDLESRADANNERLVIAAALAQQPYNNTRSYAEIIYNMHTTTDKQSWLRTYVTRLFTLVLPPLARYGIGLEAHGQNLVARICRTTGEVKGFAVRDFGGVRMHVPTLKKFGVNFDSLPPGGATLTEDLHNVWSKVHHALVQNHVGLIVSALGLERAGGWGIVREVLGGVLEQEEKGMGREVAEYFMQDTMPFKCFLRMRMEGKYRDYVEREVPNVLLMDSPRWEKVLRSYEPTLHYT; via the exons ATGCTGACCCCAACGCTCGCCTTCCTCTCCGTCCCGCGAACAGATCTCCGCGTAACAGGTGCTTTTGAAGCAACAATCCAGCCACTGCTAAGCAAACTGGAAATCCCTAGCACAAGCGCCGACAGAGTTGTCGTCCCCTGTCTCTCGCGCCAACTCCCCTCTGTACACCAACGTTTCCCAAACGCTGTTGTGCTAAAAACCGTCGATAACGTTGCAGACGCCCAAGCGTCAATGCGAACACTAACCCTCCGCCCAGAATACGACTTCGGCTACCACCTGAAACTCTCCCTAGCCTGCCAAATTACCTCCGCCCTCCGCACAATCACACCTTGGACAACATGCGGCGGGCCCGTGCAAACAGCGCTCCTCGAGAAATTCCTCCCAACAGATCTCTGGGTCTTCCGCGAAGTCGCTGCAGTCTCAGGCGCACAGGACAACTTTGCTGATGCGAAGCATTTATCTTGCATCCTACGCGATGACCTCGAATCCCGCGCAGACGCCAACAACGAGCGTCTCGTGATCGCAGCAGCACTCGCCCAACAACCTTACAACAACACCCGCAGCTACGCAGAGATCATATACAACATGCACACAACCACCGACAAACAATCCTGGCTACGTACATACGTAACCCGGCTCTTCACCCTGGTGCTCCCGCCTCTAGCGCGATATGGTATCGGTCTTGAAGCGCATGGGCAGAATCTTGTTGCTCGCATTTGTCGGACAACAGGTGAGGTGAAGGGTTTCGCAGTGCGGGATTTTGGTGGCGTGCGGATGCATGTTCCCACGTTGAAGAAGTTCGGGGTGAACTTCGACAGTTTGCCTCCTGGAGGCGCAACGCTGACGGAGGATCTGCACAATGTGTGGAGTAAAGTGCATCATGCGCTTGTACAGAATCATGTAGGGTTGATTGTTAGTGCGTTGGGGTTGGAAAGGGCTGGGGGTTGGGGGATTGTGAGGGAGGTGCTTGGAGGTGTTTTGGAGCAGGAGGAAAAGGGCATGGGGAGGGAGGTGGCGGAGTATTTTATGCAGGATACGATGCCGTTTaagtgcttcttgaggaTGAGAATGGAAGGGAAGTATCGTGAT TATGTCGAGAGGGAAGTCCCGAATGTGCTTCTTATGGACTCGCCTAGATGGGAGAAGGTGCTGCGGAGTTATGAACCAACGTTGCATTATACATAG
- a CDS encoding uncharacterized protein (COG:S;~EggNog:ENOG410PMZJ;~InterPro:IPR038921;~SECRETED:SignalP(1-20);~antiSMASH:Cluster_4.3): protein MRSQFLSLALLASFSTSTVAHEESTKNANHIFNAIHSSMRQWGSSLYHNGMSFFLASVPAGTQLYHGGMSPDHVIGIEWLAFEPEHAMLFARMPPMGSQPGIPPGRGGHKGGRPGRGGPGGPGGQKPLSLEPPEDGEPKKSGWLQTYVPVRDLRLLYIDGMSAGKTSNGTLDSQNRVLFNDTVHDDRIMNEFERAKDFCRLSREVWDDRLDGVLRMEAGFEIILCSFERDLHLLREVEVQANKGGIPRHLPRPGKDHNKTMHEIIPDAGPWMKAITARYHGIGGNRVKLNYDHFVTAYTYDLDIFGGASKPLRPRLNHIDSTKLEPVRQDLKALIMGHDTDESSFDWQSVTDMVVERYARTLKSLVSADITTNTKQLHDNLKKVLDPFFDFGGRNITVEAERCATQFIPFTAPTQGIAARAVRSIADSICFTLLEAFEQPEYETAVSKIQDLVEYLAWTTWKECQGCAYNEICVIPVWPMGIIEDWENPPCRDVRNPQGSGVEYWGWDFIPGPTELDDS, encoded by the coding sequence ATGCGATCTCAGTTCTTATCTCTGGCCCTGCTGGCTAGTTTTTCTACCTCGACTGTCGCGCATGAAGAATCCACCAAGAATGCAAACCATatattcaacgccatccaCTCGTCGATGCGCCAGTGGGGCTCGTCGCTGTACCACAACGGCATGTCTTTCTTCCTGGCCTCCGTCCCGGCCGGAACACAGTTGTACCATGGTGGTATGAGTCCTGACCATGTGATTGGGATAGAGTGGCTGGCGTTTGAACCGGAACATGCGATGTTGTTTGCACGGATGCCCCCGATGGGCTCTCAACCTGGTATTCCTCCTGGGCGGGGTGGACATAAGGGAGGACGACCAGGTCGTGGTGGCCCTGGAGGACCTGGAGGGCAGAAGCCATTGTCGCTCGAGCCGCCGGAGGACGGGGAGCCGAAGAAGAGTGGCTGGTTACAGACGTATGTGCCGGTTAGGGACCTACGACTGTTGTATATTGATGGCATGTCCGCTGGAAAAACGAGCAATGGGACTCTTGACTCGCAGAACCGGGTTCTGTTTAACGATACGGTCCACGATGACCGGATTATGAACGAGTTCGAGCGCGCGAAGGATTTTTGCCGTTTGTCTCGCGAAGTATGGGACGATCGATTGGACGGGGTGCTCCGCATGGAGGCCGGTTTTGAGATCATCCTCTGCTCATTCGAACGCGATCTACACCTGCTGCGTGAGGTTGAGGTCCAGGCAAACAAGGGCGGTATTCCACGTCATTTGCCACGGCCGGGTAAGGATCATAACAAAACGATGCATGAAATCATCCCTGATGCTGGGCCGTGGATGAAGGCTATCACGGCACGGTATCATGGTATTGGGGGAAACAGGGTGAAACTTAACTACGATCACTTTGTCACGGCGTACACCTACGACCTGGATATATTCGGTGGCGCGAGCAAGCCGCTTCGACCACGTTTGAACCATATCGATTCCACGAAGTTGGAGCCTGTCCGGCAGGATCTTAAGGCTTTGATTATGGGTCATGACACGGACGAGTCCTCGTTCGATTGGCAATCCGTCACGGACATGGTGGTTGAGAGATACGCTCGTACGCTGAAGAGTCTTGTCTCTGCAGATATTACGACAAACACAAAACAATTGCATGACAACCTCAAGAAGGTGTTGGATCCATTCTTCGACTTTGGCGGGCGAAACATCACCGTCGAGGCAGAGCGTTGCGCAACCCAGTTCATCCCCTTTACGGCCCCAACCCAAGGCATAGCCGCTCGTGCCGTGCGCTCCATTGCAGACAGTATCTGCTTCACATTATTGGAGGCGTTCGAGCAACCGGAGTACGAGACGGCTGTCAGCAAGATCCAGGACCTGGTTGAGTACCTCGCCTGGACAACCTGGAAAGAGTGTCAGGGCTGTGCGTATAACGAAATCTGCGTTATACCTGTCTGGCCGATGGGCATCATTGAAGATTGGGAGAACCCGCCATGTCGCGACGTCAGGAACCCTCAGGGTAGTGGGGTGGAGTATTGGGGGTGGGACTTTATCCCGGGGCCGACGGAACTTGATGATTCATGA
- a CDS encoding uncharacterized protein (COG:S;~EggNog:ENOG410PMWN;~InterPro:IPR036412,IPR023214;~antiSMASH:Cluster_4.3): protein MSPRSLLLTIDAFGTIFHPRLPVPEQYASTAHAFGLSRSLVTPESLQPAFKEVFKAHAKRYPNYGRELALRGQYGGPRQWWEEVIRGSFGKVLNDNNGDLPEGLVKRLLDRFASKEGYALYADAEEFLMRMREVKKGLLQKQRFGPFEKVLVGVISNSDDRVPGVLKSLGLAVGDTRADQGVPSMRLAGFEERSSSSKQEDSEINDLDFIITSYEAGEEKPGQAIFDVAKQQAMRDAGADSENFSQWTCVHVGDDYSKDYQAAIDAGWDGYYVPRDGEVQGHQGVGTMRSLIELLSLLKGYK from the coding sequence ATGTCGCCACGTTCACTCCTCCTCACTATTGACGCATTCGGTACTATATTCCACCCCCGTCTCCCCGTGCCAGAACAATACGCCTCGACTGCCCACGCTTTTGGTCTTTCGCGGTCGCTCGTAACGCCCGAGTCGCTGCAGCCCGCCTTCAAGGAGGTGTTCAAAGCACATGCTAAACGGTATCCGAATTACGGGAGGGAACTGGCGCTAAGGGGACAATATGGAGGCCCGAGACAATGGTGGGAGGAGGTTATACGGGGGAGTTTTGGGAAAGTGTTGAATGATAATAATGGTGACTTGCCGGAGGGGTTGGTAAAACGACTACTAGATCGGTTTGCTAGTAAAGAGGGGTATGCTTTATACGCGGACGCAGAGGAATttctgatgaggatgagagaGGTCAAAAAAGGTCTTCTGCAGAAGCAGAGGTTCGGGCCGTTTGAGAAGGTGCTTGTCGGGGTGATTTCGAACTCGGATGACCGCGTGCCGGGTGTTTTGAAGTCGCTGGGATTGGCTGTTGGCGATACTCGTGCAGATCAGGGCGTGCCGAGTATGCGACTTGCGGGATTTGAGGAGAGGAGTTCTTCCTCAAAGCAAGAGGACAGTGAGATCAACGATCTCGATTTCATCATCACAAGCTACGAAGCCGGGGAAGAGAAGCCCGGTCAAGCTATCTTTGACGTTGCCAAACAGCAGGCCATGAGGGATGCTGGTGCCGATTCTGAGAATTTTTCGCAATGGACTTGTGTCCATGTTGGGGATGATTATTCCAAGGATTATCAGGCTGCTATTGATGCTGGCTGGGATGGGTATTATGTGCCACGAGACGGCGAGGTGCAAGGACATCAGGGTGTGGGAACCATGCGTTCTTTGATTGAATTGTTAAGTTTGTTGAAGGGCTACAAATGA
- a CDS encoding uncharacterized protein (COG:D;~EggNog:ENOG410PM0Z;~InterPro:IPR018564,IPR024146;~PFAM:PF09444;~antiSMASH:Cluster_4.3) — protein MSAPSTPRSTRTASPPGDSPAILTPGQKIKAMMAQFDSDSESDNETTSKAQRPIARPNFTNNTSTNEPAQRKGAENADSDGDDEADDIIMPRGRMAARLQAEGQDGEANKPETAYDRIKKTLKEQEKGNQDDEEDDLPMAGPRRRQANKQNDSEDEESDRSPSPARSFSPLFMSSPATQRLALLEDNGSDGPDDEEPQPKNDTRLQALIAQKRKEREERERIEAEKKAARAKQNEQFSSDVLSGEDSGDDNDRGSAKKLSQQARPSRKASKKALEEMNRETQRMSRNMQLAHQAQTKKKITKESFFARFNFGQPKTDNAGPLAENSSTTASQNSSDGEAQKDRETPRTSPVMGPADKPVSPQTAGDKGKETETEAMEFTMPPLEEVLAGTHLQHEEPIVAQAEVQTEEPQQKAPESKPQRKTLTKPPVRVQLSRQSVAEHQQEDSDSDLEVVTSPAKCRRVAAFENIKTKRSEESASMLKLKALAHLTSPDRQATSTNFAQLSADLLAQARKQAADERKQRIDELRAQGVFIETAEERQAMEDEIENLMEKARQEADDIAKQERKEKKQAQCDDDDDSDEGDYEPSGSEDEVQGDNDEVDEEEEEDEEETGETGAQNDENMIDAEAGEDEESVDEQSEAMSADEAAVPSTRRKRPIRVIEDEDDEDEQQHEPRAPATPINPITPHKGSAARPEFPGLEGSGGLTMGLTQAFAGTLAGSGQDTQPNTPSVIPSLPDPANMVNGVEQSDSEILVRDSQGQQEQTADIFAGYALSEGGASESPAPRAMSEFSQVPEPTQDAGFVYSPFDPSKRFRPPPSTIETVVVERHETPDSPVVIKKNKHLRRGRTDDNQGTEEQSKGDFEIDSSAFDIMRKASKKKNIVPFDKQKSRAKDVVEDAAEESEDEYAGLGGASDDSDGEEDAYDQSMINDNSGEVVDEKLLARLNAARQRDDDAKQVEKLMRDITTGALRRRRGADDDLDLDDPEDELLARRREKQREFARMRRALLADEKVNEIAENPKKAAFFKAIEDRDEEDDVDLEFLEYENEGGSQERSSQDVASEGQKEPATPETENNDNKRKRPLEPSAEDIANRPPPHLRRKPASHMSKKPATLAEIRETVSFLTETHEYDSFHEDAAIDEEGDHDEKMAEAETPTAEEPKEDFVPRTHNHNHPRRTRGPVVDRLALLRQASSNSAQSSASTRFAFHAGAGNDAAASIGFRPPPLLRKNTANSSSSGSVSSGHSDSRKTMKAPAGASTAKKGAVNYYTAAREKERERAIRAKERSSGSNVAALLNKHAANRRGLGALGEGQWE, from the exons ATGTCTGCCCCATCTACACCCCGCTCGACGCGCACCGCGTCACCGCCAGGCGACTCGCCGGCGATTCTCACGCCTGGACAAAAGATCAAGGCCATGATGGCTCAATTCGATAGTGATTCGGAATCAGATAATGAGACTACATCGAAAGCGCAACGGCCAATCGCCAGACCGAACTTTACGAATAACACATCGACCAACGAACCGGCTCAGCGAAAAGGGGCAGAGAACGCGGATTCGGATGGCGACGATGAAGCTGATGATATTATCATGCCTAGGGGACGGATGGCTGCGAGATTACAGGCGGAGGGACAGGACGGGGAGGCCAATAAGCCTGAGACGGCTTACGATCGGATCAAGAAGACGCTAAaggaacaggagaagggaaatcaagatgatgaggaggatgacctTCCTATGGCTGGACCAAGGAGGCGACAAGCAAATAAACAAAACGACTCTGAAGACGAAGAATCAGATCGATCGCCATCTCCTGCCCGCTCGTTTTCTCCGTTATTTATGTCCTCTCCAGCAACACAACGACTTGCTCTACTGGAAGATAATGGATCGGACGGACCGGACGACGAGGAACCACAACCGAAGAACGACACCCGACTCCAGGCACTTATCGCCCAGAAACGCAAGGAACGCGAGGAGCGTGAGCGAATCGAAGCCGAGAAGAAAGCCGCTCGCGCAAAGCAGAATGAACAATTCAGCTCCGATGTTCTCTCTGGTGAAGACAGTGGCGACGATAACGACCGTGGCTCCGCGAAGAAATTATCGCAGCAAGCTCGTCCTTCACGCAAGGCTAGCAAGAAGGCACTGGAAGAGATGAATCGCGAGACACAGCGGATGAGCCGGAACATGCAATTGGCGCACCAGGCccagacgaagaagaagattacGAAGGAGAGTTTCTTTGCTAGGTTTAATTTCGGGCAGCCTAAGACGGATAATGCAGGGCCATTGGCGGAGAATTCTTCTACAACAGCGTCGCAGAACTCGTCGGATGGGGAAGCACAGAAAGATCGGGAGACCCCACGTACATCTCCTGTAATGGGCCCTGCTGATAAGCCAGTTAGTCCTCAAACTGCGGGTGACAAGGGGAAAGAGACGGAAACTGAGGCTATGGAGTTTACCATGCCTCCTCTCGAGGAAGTGCTTGCAGGGACGCATCTACAACACGAAGAACCAATTGTTGCACAGGCCGAAGTCCAAACGGAAGAACCACAACAAAAGGCACCAGAATCAAAGCCGCAGCGTAAAACGCTGACAAAACCACCTGTTCGCGTCCAGCTCTCTCGACAGTCGGTAGCGGAACACCAGCAGGAGGATTCCGACAGCGACCTTGAGGTCGTTACATCTCCCGCAAAATGCCGTCGTGTCGCAGCGTTCGAAAACATCAAGACCAAGAGATCGGAGGAATCCGCTTCCATGTTGAAGTTGAAGGCTTTGGCTCATCTTACTTCTCCTGACCGCCAAGCGACATCGACCAATTTTGCGCAGTTGTCAGCTGATCTACTTGCACAAGCGAGAAAGCAAGCTGCCGACGAAAGAAAGCAGAGAATTGACGAGCTTAGAGCTCAGGGTGTTTTTATTGAGACCGCCGAGGAACGACAAGCCATGGAGGATGAAATCGAGAATCTCATGGAGAAGGCCCGGCAAGAAGCTGATGACATTGCTAAGCAAGAgcggaaggaaaagaagcaaGCTCAgtgcgatgatgatgatgacagtGATGAGGGGGATTATGAGCCTTCTGGTTCCGAGGATGAAGTTCAGGGTGATAATGACGAGgtagatgaagaggaggaagaggatgaagaagaaacagGAGAAACAGGGGCCCAGAATGATGAGAATATGATCGATGCTGAAGCcggtgaggatgaggaatCGGTAGACGAGCAGAGTGAAGCCATGTCTGCCGATGAAGCTGCTGTGCCGTCCACGCGAAGAAAGCGGCCTATTAGAGTaattgaagatgaggatgacgaagacgagcAGCAACATGAACCTCGAGCGCCGGCAACTCCGATTAACCCAATAACACCACACAAGGGTTCTGCAGCACGACCCGAGTTCCCCGGCTTGGAGGGCTCTGGCGGCTTAACCATGGGTCTAACCCAAGCTTTTGCGGGCACATTGGCCGGAAGTGGACAGGATACTCAGCCTAATACCCCCAGCGTCATCCCGTCACTCCCAGACCCTGCAAATATGGTCAATGGGGTCGAACAGTCTGATTCTGAGATCCTCGTCAGGGACAGCCAAGGACAACAAGAACAGACTGCCGACATCTTTGCTGGGTATGCACTGTCCGAGGGTGGTGCATCTGAATCACCAGCCCCCAGAGCCATGTCCGAGTTTTCGCAGGTCCCTGAACCGACACAAGATGCTGGCTTCGTTTATTCGCCATTTGACCCTTCAAAACGCTTTAGGCCTCCCCCTTCGACGATCGAAACGGTAGTCGTCGAGCGGCACGAAACCCCGGATTCTCCTGTTGTCAtcaagaagaacaagcacCTCCGTCGCGGCCGTACAGATGATAACCAAGGAACCGAAGAGCAAAGTAAAGGCGACTTTGAAATCGACTCAAGTGCATTTGACATTATGAGGAAGGCGAGTAAAAAGAAGAACATCGTCCCATTCGACAAGCAAAAGAGCAGAGCCAAGGATGTTGTCGAGGATGCAGCCGAGGAATCCGAGGATGAATATGCCGGTCTTGGTGGTGCCAGTGATGACAGCGACGGCGAAGAAGATGCGTATGATCAGTCAATGATCAACGATAACAGCGGAGAGGTTGTGGATGAGAAGTTGTTGGCTAGGCTTAATGC TGCTCGTCAGCGAGATGACGATGCAAAACAAGTGGAAAAGCTCATGAGGGACATTACCACTGGTGCTCTGAGACGGCGCAGAGGAGCTGATGATGACCTTGATCTCGATGACCCCGAGGATGAACTTCTCGCCCGCCGTCGCGAGAAGCAGAGAGAATTCGCCCGGATGCGAAGAGCTCTCCTTGCCGATGAGAAGGTAAACGAAATTGCCGAGAATCCTAAGAAGGCAGCCTTCTTCAAGGCCATTGAGGACcgggatgaggaagatgatgttGATCTGGAATTCCTGGAATACGAGAACGAGGGTGGTTCTCAGGAACGATCCTCGCAGGACGTGGCATCCGAAGGCCAGAAAGAACCTGCCACACCGGAAACCGAAAACAACGACAACAAGAGAAAGAGACCCCTTGAGCCCTCCGCAGAAGACATCGCCAACCGTCCACCACCTCATCTCCGTCGCAAGCCTGCCAGCCACATGTCCAAGAAACCCGCCACTCTCGCAGAGATCCGCGAAACAGTCTCCTTCCTTACAGAGACCCACGAATACGACTCCTTCCACGAGGACGCCGCCATCGACGAAGAAGGTGACCACGACGAAAAAATGGCAGAAGCCGAAACACCAACAGCAGAGGAACCCAAAGAAGACTTCGTCCCTCGCACCCACAACCATAACCACCCCCGCCGCACAAGAGGCCCTGTCGTCGACCGCCTCGCCCTCCTCCGACAAGCCTCCTCCAACTCCGCCCAATCCTCTGCAAGCACCCGCTTCGCCTTCCACGCTGGCGCCGGAAACGACGCAGCTGCAAGCATCGGCTTCAGACCTCCTCCGCTGCTTCGCAAAAACACAGCAAATTCTTCGTCATCAGGCAGCGTGTCTTCTGGGCATTCTGATTCGCGGAAGACTATGAAGGCGCCTGCGGGAGCATCGACGGCGAAGAAGGGCGCTGTTAATTACTATACGGCTGCGAGGGAGAAGGAGCGGGAGCGTGCGATTCGGGCTAAGGAACGGTCTAGTGGGTCGAATGTTGCCGCGTTGCTCAATAAGCATGCTGCAAATAGGCGTGGTTTGGGGGCGTTGGGGGAGGGGCAGTGGGAGTGA
- a CDS encoding RNA polymerase-associated protein (BUSCO:EOG09264XOZ;~COG:K;~EggNog:ENOG410Q10W;~InterPro:IPR004343,IPR036128;~PFAM:PF03126;~go_function: GO:0003677 - DNA binding [Evidence IEA]) — translation MADDFDAELLALAGDDSDEETSPQVKQSAASPAPSQSRSPEPTNRKGTAKSARRGRKSRRDEEDGEVSDAESASMSESDSEAESSPDVDGDGPIFPYDKLYYSAKDKQEIMAMPEIQREEILSERAQQVDRHNQDIALRRLLASREREEARQAKKNKRKASSAGIDDVQRKSSRQKTTLGGRKVGEASGAIEAYKRQREQKGKRDELRRRDPGKDVGRTKDESASEDDAEGESEAEWDDRDRSPSPPKDDPPAELRDIQRARVGRSNFAQVCFYPGFDNSISGCYVRVNVGPNRDTGINEYRLCLIKKFSEGKPYAMEGSNGRPFVTNQYAVLAHGKSEREFPFVACSDSPITDHEFNRYRQTMAVEDCKMATKSMLADKVADINRLLNHKFTNEELNEKLRKQGSLDSKTFVFKRMETEKQLAFARASGDDSEVDKLQAQLAELTGPKLAFGSSLNKPQPKKQSEHERLAELNLRNQRLNYENVRRAQLEERKATKKAAAAIARGEAAQDPFMRVRTLAKTHHDANGTSSVPPPKPDAPVDSRDATPTTGPDTPGKATPKRSDTPTQKKPVKGGIAGIRHRNMDDENIAALDLDLDVEI, via the exons ATGGCCGATGATTTTGATGCCGAGTTGCTCGCGCTGGCGGGTGACGACTCGGACGAGGAGACTTCGCCCCAAGTGAAGCAGAGCGCAGCGTCGCCTGCACCATCACAATCTCGTTCTCCGGAACCAACGAATCGCAAAGGGACCGCCAAGTCCGCACGAAGAGGCCGAAAGTCTCGgagggatgaggaggatggagaggt GTCTGATGCAGAATCCGCCAGCATGTCAGAATCAGATTCTGAGGCTGAGTCGTCGCCGGATGTCGATGGCGACGGCCCGATTTTCCCGTATGACAAGTTATACTATTCTGCAAAGGATAAGCAGGAGATTATGGCCATGCCGGAAATTCAACGAGAAGAGATCCTCTCCGAACGTGCTCAGCAAGTCGATCGTCACAACCAGGATATTGCGCTGCGTCGTCTTTTAGCATCCCGGGAACGTGAAGAGGCTCGAcaggcgaagaagaacaaaCGGAAGGCTAGCTCAGCGGGAATAGACGATGTCCAGCGCAAGAGCTCTAGACAAAAGACCACGCTTGGAGGTCGCAAGGTTGGAGAAGCTTCTGGTGCTATCGAGGCCTACAAGCGACAGAGAGAGCAAAAGGGCAAACGCGATGAACTCCGGCGCCGCGATCCTGGCAAAGACGTCGGCCGAACCAAGGATGAGAGTGCTAGTGAAGACGATGCTGAGGGAGAGAGCGAGGCCGAGTGGGACGACCGGGATCGCTCGCCTTCGCCACCGAAAGATGACCCCCCTGCCGAGTTACGCGACATTCAACGTGCCCGTGTTGGGCGAAGCAACTTTGCACAAGTTTGCTTCTACCCTGGATTCGACAATTCCATTTCTGGTTGCTACGTGCGAGTCAATGTTGGGCCAAACAGGGATACTGGCATCAATGAGTATCGTCTTTGCTTGATTAAGA AATTCTCTGAAGGAAAGCCATATGCTATGGAAGGTTCTAATGGGCGGCCTTTTGTCACGAACCAATATGCAGTTCTTGCTCATGGCAAGTCCGAACGCGAGTTCCCATTCGTTGCCTGTTCCGACTCTCCTATCACCGATCATGAATTTAACCGGTACCGCCAAACCATGGCAGTCGAAGACTGCAAAATGGCCACAAAGTCCATGCTAGCAGATAAAGTGGCTGACATCAACCGTCTGCTAAACCACAAATTTACCAACGAAGAGCTGAATGAGAAGCTCCGAAAACAAGGATCGTTGGATTCAAAAACATTTGTCTTCAAGCGTATGGAGACTGAGAAACAACTTGCATTTGCTAGGGCTTCTGGTGATGATTCCGAAGTCGACAAGTTGCAAGCCCAACTGGCCGAATTAACTGGACCTAAATTGGCATTCGGCTCATCACTCAACAAACCGCAGCCTAAGAAGCAGTCTGAGCACGAGCGCCTCGCTGAGCTCAACCTACGGAACCAACGACTCAATTACGAGAATGTCCGCCGTGCTCAATTGGAAGAGCGGAAAGCCACCAAGAAAGCTGCCGCTGCCATTGCCCGTGGAGAAGCTGCGCAGGATCCGTTCATGCGTGTGAGGACTTTGGCCAAGACACACCACGATGCAAATGGTACTAGCAGTGTACCACCGCCCAAGCCAGACGCCCCTGTTGACAGTCGCGATGCTACACCGACAACCGGCCCCGACACCCCTGGCAAAGCCACACCGAAACGGAGTGATACGCCTACCCAGAAAAAACCTGTCAAGGGAGGCATTGCAGGTATTCGTCACCGGAACATGGATGACGAGAACATTGCGGCTCTGGACCTTGATTTGGACGTCGAAATATAG